In the Terriglobales bacterium genome, TGCCGCGAACCCAAATATAAAAGAAAAGGAAAAACGCAACCCGTATCAGGAACCAGATCACCGGCAACAGTCCCTGCAGCCAGGCTGGGCCAAACACCGGGCCAGTCCATCCCCCCAGAAATAGCACGGAGGCGAGGCAAGCGACGGTGACCATGTTGGCGTACTCTGCCATAAAGAACATGGCGAACTTCATGGAGCTGTACTCGGTGTGATACCCCGCTACGAGTTCACTTTCGGCTTCTGGCAAATCGAAGGGGATGCGGTTGGTCTCGGCGAATGCCGCCGTCAAGTAAATCAGAAACGCCACCGGCTGCAGGAAGATATTCCACTTGGGAATGAAACCGAACCATGTTCCAGCTTGTGAGTCTACGATTTCGCGCAGGCTAAAGGAGCCAGCCAGGATCAGCACGCCGATGAGCGAAAGCCCGAGCGCCACTTCGTAGCTGATCATCTGTGCGCTGGCGCGAAGCGAGCCCAGCAATGAATACTTGCTATTGGAGGACCAGCCTGCCAGGGCCACGCCATAAACTCCGATGGAGGTTATGCCCAGAATGATCAACAAGGCAATATTGACGTCGGTGATCTGTACAGCCGTGTGCACGCCGGCGACCGTGATCCAGCCACCAATGGGAATCAGCGAGATGGCAATCAGCGACAGCGTCAGCGAAAGGAACGGCGCCAACAAATATAAGTACTTGTGAACGTACGGAGGAGTCAGGTCCTCCTTAAAGATGAACTTCAGGCCGTCGGCGAGCGGCTGCAGCAGCCCAAAAGGGCCCACCCGCTTTGGCCCCCAGCGGTTCTGGATGTGTCCCACCAGCTTGCGTTCCAGCCAGGTGGTGTATGCGACAGTAGTCAGGAGGACGAGAAGGAACAGTACGATCTTGATGATCGAGGCAATAACAAAGGTCGTCGTATCCAGGTTTCCGGTCGGCACAGTCTTTGTTCCCAATCGTAAGAAGACAGCGCATCGCTGGAATGAAAACTGCGCGTCCTCTGGGCTGATTACTTGAACTGCAGGTACGGCCTAGTCGGCTGCCACTTCATTCTTGTCCGCCGGAACCTGGCGGAGCGGGTTTTCGATTACAGAGTTCAAGGTTTTTGAATAGCGTCCCAAAGTGCCGGAGGTGAATAGCGTGTCCTCGGCAGGGACAATCAATTCTGGATGACTGGGAATCGCATGCACCCAGGGGCCGTCGGGCAAAGTTGTGTGCTCGTCATTTCCAGCCATCAGGTTGAGACGAGAGACGTCGTAACCTGGAACCAGCCGCTGAATTTCATCCAGCATGGCCGTCGGATCGAAGGGGCTAAGTTTGGGCTCAATTCCATGCGCTATGAGCCAGACTTCGTGCCGGTCGGCCTCTCCCGACTGAGCACCTCGCGATTGTCCCATATCCGCTTTCAAGGCGCGCCCGAAGGGCACTAACTCGCGTACATTGGATCCCATCGCGCCTGCGATCCGCACGATGATCTCAAAATCGTTCTTTACTGTGGTTACGTCTCCTGCCTTGCGCAACAGCTGCAGATCGCCACAGGTATTGGTGAAGGTGCCAGACTTCTCGTAAGCGTTGGCTGCAGGAAGGACTACGTTGGCCATCGCTGCCGTTTCAGTCAGGAACATATCCTGGACAACAACAAATGTCCGTGAGAGCGAGAACGGGTCGAGTTGGTAGCGGGAAATCGGATTGCTTCCCACAACATAAAGCGCCTTCAGAGTGCCCTGGCCCGCAGCCGCGAACATTTGCCGCAGATTGAGGCCGGCAGACGGTGACACACGTGCGAACCACTCGTTCCGAAGCGAAGAGGGCAGACTGCCGACCTCGCTTATTGGGATGTAGCCCGGAAGCAGGTCGGGATAAAGACCCATGTCGGCGGCGCCGCGCGAATTGGCGTAATCACCCAGGCAAACAAATCGCGCCTGCGGCAGCGCCCGTGCCAGTTCGGCGATGCTGTGGTCGCGCAATTCAGAACCAAACACCACGATGAGTTGCTGCTCGCCTTTCAATTTGGAGCGCAAATCCGCGAGAGCTTGTGGAGTTGTACCCTGGACGCCCAGTGTGTCTGAAGCCGCCGAATCACTCCCCAGGAAGCTGATGAAGTCTGCATCGCCATTGTCTTCGGAAACCTGCGCAAACACAGTTGCCTGGCGATGCAGCTTGACGGGCTTGGAGTTAACCACGTATAGACGTGCGCGGTTCAGGCGGACATTGGTACGGATTTGCCAAGCCAGCAGGGGATGCTGGTTTGTTGGATCGCTGCCAATGAGCAGAATGGCGGGGGCAGAAAAGACATCACGCATGCCGGCAGTAGCATTCTTCCGGCCGGCAAGTGCCTTCACGAAAGCGGGATAGTCAGCGGTGCGGTGATGATCGATGTTGTTTGTACCGAGCACGAGACGGGCAAACTTCTGCAGCAGATAGCTCTCCTCGTTGGTGGTACGAGTGGAGCCAATCACGCCAATGGCAGCGCCACCGTGCGTGTCCCGCGCAGATTTCAGTTCGCGCCCAACCAGGTCAACTGCTTCTTCCCAGGTTGCCGGTTCGAGCCGACCATTCTTCTTGATCAGCGGTTGCGTGATCCTCTGGCCGTTGTGCACGAAATCGAAGGCATAGCGGCCCTTAATACAGAGGAAGTCGCCATTGATTCCGCTCTTATCGCGATTATCGCCGCGTACAATCTCCATGCCGCTGTCGGAGCGTCGAATGCCCAGGGTCGTTTTGCAGCCATCGGCGCAATGGGTGCAGATGGTGCCGACATGGTTCATCTCCCAGGGGCGCGTCTTATAACGGTAGGCGCCGGAGGTCAGGGCACCGACGGGACAGATATCGATGCACATCCCGCACTCTTCACATTCCAGATGGTCGCCCTGGTTGGGGGCAATGATAGAACTGACGCCGCGCTGCTGAACGCCCAGGGCCCAGACGTCCATGCCCTCGCCGCAGATGCGTATGCAGCGATAACACAGAATGCAGCGGGGCCGATCAAAGTAAACCACCGGCGACCACTCCTGCTCATCGCGGTGATTCTTGAGCTCGATGAATTTGCTCTCGGCAGCGCCGTAGCTGAACGTCATGTCCTGCAGTTCGCAT is a window encoding:
- the nuoH gene encoding NADH-quinone oxidoreductase subunit NuoH, with translation MPTGNLDTTTFVIASIIKIVLFLLVLLTTVAYTTWLERKLVGHIQNRWGPKRVGPFGLLQPLADGLKFIFKEDLTPPYVHKYLYLLAPFLSLTLSLIAISLIPIGGWITVAGVHTAVQITDVNIALLIILGITSIGVYGVALAGWSSNSKYSLLGSLRASAQMISYEVALGLSLIGVLILAGSFSLREIVDSQAGTWFGFIPKWNIFLQPVAFLIYLTAAFAETNRIPFDLPEAESELVAGYHTEYSSMKFAMFFMAEYANMVTVACLASVLFLGGWTGPVFGPAWLQGLLPVIWFLIRVAFFLFFYIWVRGTLPRFRYDQLMGLAWKFLLPLAVANIVVTGLIVALRS
- the nuoG gene encoding NADH-quinone oxidoreductase subunit NuoG, whose translation is MADVNITVDGKKVTAPPGTLLIEACKSVGIEVPSFCYYPGLSLQGACRMCLVKVEKMPKLQTACTTVVTEGMTVVTDSDEVRQARKGMVELLLGNHPLDCPVCDAGGECELQDMTFSYGAAESKFIELKNHRDEQEWSPVVYFDRPRCILCYRCIRICGEGMDVWALGVQQRGVSSIIAPNQGDHLECEECGMCIDICPVGALTSGAYRYKTRPWEMNHVGTICTHCADGCKTTLGIRRSDSGMEIVRGDNRDKSGINGDFLCIKGRYAFDFVHNGQRITQPLIKKNGRLEPATWEEAVDLVGRELKSARDTHGGAAIGVIGSTRTTNEESYLLQKFARLVLGTNNIDHHRTADYPAFVKALAGRKNATAGMRDVFSAPAILLIGSDPTNQHPLLAWQIRTNVRLNRARLYVVNSKPVKLHRQATVFAQVSEDNGDADFISFLGSDSAASDTLGVQGTTPQALADLRSKLKGEQQLIVVFGSELRDHSIAELARALPQARFVCLGDYANSRGAADMGLYPDLLPGYIPISEVGSLPSSLRNEWFARVSPSAGLNLRQMFAAAGQGTLKALYVVGSNPISRYQLDPFSLSRTFVVVQDMFLTETAAMANVVLPAANAYEKSGTFTNTCGDLQLLRKAGDVTTVKNDFEIIVRIAGAMGSNVRELVPFGRALKADMGQSRGAQSGEADRHEVWLIAHGIEPKLSPFDPTAMLDEIQRLVPGYDVSRLNLMAGNDEHTTLPDGPWVHAIPSHPELIVPAEDTLFTSGTLGRYSKTLNSVIENPLRQVPADKNEVAAD